In Yarrowia lipolytica chromosome 1F, complete sequence, a genomic segment contains:
- a CDS encoding uncharacterized protein (Compare to YALI0F10747g, similar to Saccharomyces cerevisiae YCR051W; ancestral locus Anc_6.319, similar to uniprot|P25631 Saccharomyces cerevisiae YCR051w and DEHA0F25608g Debaryomyces hansenii and KLLA0C09108g Kluyveromyces lactis): MNIWVAASDGQLDVVKNFIENDGLSPNAKDENGYTPVHAAASYGHMDLLRYLIDKGGDINVTDEDGDTALHTVEELEVAKKLVEEFKADFKAKNSDGQTPFEKLQEEDEFPELIHYLAGLQGIVLDTPTAVSDDKEMPDVKYSFENEADTEADPEKKKQIEEIMKSDNPEAGLQEFLRNAINEQQAEHGEEKRRKE, translated from the coding sequence ATGAACATCTGGGTAGCAGCATCGGACGGCCAGCTGGACGTGGTCAAGAACTTCATCGAGAACGACGGCCTGTCGCCAAACGCCAAAGACGAAAACGGATACACCCCCGTGCACGCAGCAGCCTCGTACGGCCACATGGATCTGCTCCGGTACTTGATAGACAAGGGGGGCGACATCAACGTGACCGACGAGGACGGCGATACCGCTCTGCACACggtcgaggagctggaggttgccaagaagctggtggaaGAGTTCAAGGCCGActtcaaggccaagaactCGGACGGCCAGACGCCGTTTGAGAAACTgcaggaagaagacgagttCCCGGAGTTGATACACTACCTTGCTGGTCTGCAGGGCATTGTTCTGGACACTCCCACGGCTGTTTCCGACGACAAAGAGATGCCCGACGTCAAGTACTCGTTTGAAAACGAGGCCGACACCGAGGCCGAtcccgagaagaagaagcagatcgAGGAGATCATGAAGAGCGACAACCCCGAGGCCGGTCTGCAGGAATTTCTGCGAAACGCCATCAATGAGCAGCAGGCTGAGCATggagaggagaagcgaCGGAAGGAGTAA
- a CDS encoding uncharacterized protein (Compare to YALI0F10703g, weakly similar to uniprot|P53723 Saccharomyces cerevisiae YNR021w and EHA-IPF6127.1, similar to Saccharomyces cerevisiae YNR021W; ancestral locus Anc_6.320): protein MLSELLLLASVAVAAEFKEFDATKEKVDAVIGETKAAFSEGTGTMTEKVLAFINKIFVHQTEYTPEAWAALSIKERLLHYDWSKEAFIVAFIVFYVGLFYLGSSLNKKKINGWVDANKAVLASQFYQVGANPVGVKDRKILVADTPSNFTTYATGRINIDSLTAKAKLKTRQNLLTLMFEYVFSFFMDAVPVPTDEVTITLKINKNASVPDGIWAIVHKDAMRKAREDQYFLSLTKTSDSDKLPVSCVFMSENSELTEKLYNPALKELLTETAPYFRYLAITDLPSERPNKASEYEKSLVGATKTVVLKLNIPSGATDLAKTAQLLETAINLVDTATKLNLRPEVAKKIRATRETEIKKIQKVADEERAEEEAEKRAAAKKEADTKAISSLSPEAQRKAEQKLREKEARKAQKKQTRKG, encoded by the coding sequence ATGTTGTCtgaactgctgctgctggcatCCGTGGCCGTAGCCgccgagttcaaggagtttgacgCCACCAAGGAAAAGGTGGACGCTGTGATTGGCGAGACCAAGGCCGCATTTTCCGAGGGCACCGGCACCATGACCGAAAAGGTGCTGGCAttcatcaacaagatctTCGTGCACCAGACCGAGTACACGCCCGAAGCGTGGGCTGCGCTGTCCATCAAGGAGCGACTGTTGCACTACGATTGGTCCAAGGAGGCCTTCATTGTCGCGTTCATCGTATTCTACGTGGGTCTCTTCTACCTGGgctcttctctcaacaagaagaagatcaacgGCTGGGTCGACGCCAACAAGGCCGTTCTCGCCAGCCAGTTCTACCAGGTGGGTGCCAACCCCGTCGGAGTCAAGGACCGAAAGATTCTTGTTGCCGACACCCCTTCCAACTTCACCACCTACGCTACCGGCCGAATCAACATTGATTCGCTGAccgccaaggccaagctcaagaccCGACAGAATCTGCTGACCCTCATGTTCGAGTacgtcttctccttcttcatggaCGCCGTCCCCGTGCCTACCGACGAGGTGACCATCACCctcaagatcaacaagaacgCCAGCGTGCCCGACGGAATCTGGGCCATTGTGCACAAGGACGCCATGCGAAAGGCCCGAGAGGACCAGTACTTCCTGTCGCTGACCAAGAcctcggactcggacaaGCTGCCCGTCTCTTGTGTCTTCATGTCCGAGAACTCCGAGCTCACCGAGAAGCTCTACAACcctgctctcaaggagctgctcacCGAGACTGCTCCCTACTTCCGGTACCTGGCCATCACCGACCTGCCCTCCGAGCGACCCAACAAGGCCTCCGAGTACGAGAAATCGCTGGTTGGAGCCACCAAGACCGTGGTGCTCAAGCTGAACATTCCCTCCGGCGCAACCGATCTAGCCAAGACCgcccagctgctggagaccGCCATCAACCTCGTAGATACCGCTACCAAGCTGAACCTGCGACCCgaggtggccaagaagatccgAGCCACCCGAGAAAccgagatcaagaagatccagaaggTTGCTGATGAGGAGCgagctgaggaggaggctgagaagcgagctgccgccaagaaggaggccgacACCAAGGCCATCTCTTCTCTGTCCCCCGAGGCCCAGCGAAAGGCCGAGCAGAAGCTCCGAGAAAAAGAGGCTCGAaaggcccagaagaagcagactCGAAAGGGTTAG
- a CDS encoding uncharacterized protein (Compare to YALI0F10659g, similar to uniprot|P32266 Saccharomyces cerevisiae YOR211c MGM1 dynamin-like protein and DEHA0G20273g Debaryomyces hansenii) — protein sequence MLRIRQVRGRWPAPGSPPLLRAQTLPTRKLHLTHLPRHVHHLPTTLGDNKRHVSFFAILGKAVRVPAALGGVMVGGAAYVNHKVNEATGFASDKLNGVTDWAKGAVDGISGFGENTVNSMKDFMKEFSQARSESAAEGADANAAGGEGATGGEGGSGGSGGSPNGGGTTDAAALAAAVGAATYDNSEEEIVAPRTNDEAIMLLTKKMIEIRAILSRVQESEALQLPSIVVIGSQSSGKSSVLEAIVGHEFLPKGSNMVTRRPIELTLINTPDSASEYGEFPALNMGKITDFSMIQRTLTELNLAVPEKECISDDPIQLHIYSPNVPDLNLTDLPGYIQVSSHDQPIALKTKIQKLCEKYIQPPNIILAISAADVDLANSSALRASRRVDPQGERTIGVITKMDLVDPIRGYNVLNNKEYPLSMGYVGVITRAPSGGLFRRSSRVGELVSANESAFFSQAPEYNGCEVGTNLLKEKLMYTLEKTLAKSLIPTFDAVQQELEEATYMFKVEYNDRSLTPSTYLASSLDAFKQAFKDFSKSFDRDEVKNLLRCELDQRVLDLLAQRYWNKPIVELQNMTVGDFAQDVPLSKLSTASNDDPHWQRKLDASTSTLTKLGIGRLSTNLVINSLVSDMERLTSNTSFAGHPFAYQTIHDAASSLLNMRYYSTAEQVENCIKPFKYEIDMDDREWAHARDHSYVLLKEELRQCEQALSSLKSNIGSRKLSQVMTFVDKTREQRMNGNSVVTPAEGTEAYGFSAALLQKGREGLFLKDRTEVLKMRMAAIKSRQCKNKDNKYNCPEIFLNVVADKMTQTAVLFLNVELLNDFYHNFPRELDMRFGQNLTKDQIDKFAKEDPKIKRHIELQERKELLDEALHKIKDVIALQGARERGELGQLQQRNFRR from the coding sequence ATGCTTCGAATCAGACAGGTTCGCGGCCGATGGCCCGCGCCCGGTTCGCCGCCTCTTTTGCGGGCTCAGACGCTGCCCACACGAAAACTGCACCTCACACACCTGCCCCGTCATGTGCACCATCTTCCCACGACTCTGGGAGACAACAAGCGCCACGTGTCCTTCTTTGCGATCCTCGGCAAGGCCGTGCGGGTTCCCGCGGCTCTGGGAGGCGTCATGGTCGGCGGAGCAGCCTACGTCAACCACAAGGTGAACGAAGCGACCGGGTTTGCGTCCGACAAGCTGAATGGCGTGACCGACTGGGCCAAGGGCGCCGTGGACGGCATTTCCGGGTTTGGAGAAAACACCGTCAACAGTATGAAGGACTTCATGAAGGAATTCAGCCAGGCCAGAAGCGAAAGTGCTGCTGAAGGAGCAGACGCGAACGCAGCGGGAGGAGAGGGCGCTACTgggggagaaggaggctccggaggctctggaggcagTCCCAATGGCGGAGGCACCAcagatgctgctgctctggctGCCGCGGTAGGAGCTGCCACATACGACAactccgaggaggagattgttGCTCCCAGAACCAACGACGAGGCCATCATGCTTCTgaccaagaagatgatTGAGATTCGGGCCATTTTGTCGCGGGTGCAGGAGTCGGAGGCTCTCCAGCTGCCTTCCATCGTTGTCATTGGCTCCCAATCGTCCGGAAAGTCGTCTGTGTTGGAAGCCATTGTGGGTCACGAGTTCTTGCCCAAGGGTTCCAACATGGTGACCCGACGGCCTATTGAGCTGACGCTCATCAACACACCCGATTCGGCGTCTGAGTACGGAGAGTTCCCTGCTCTCAACATGGGCAAGATCACGGACTTTAGCATGATTCAGAGAACTCTTACTGAGCTGAATTTAGCTGTCCCTGAGAAGGAATGCATCTCCGACGACCCCATTCAGCTGCATATTTACTCACCCAATGTACCCGATCTGAATCTGACTGATCTGCCCGGTTACATTCAGGTGTCTTCTCACGACCAGCCTATTGCTCTGAAGACCAAGATCCAGAAACTGTGTGAAAAGTACATTCAGCCTCCCAACATCATTCTGGCCATTTCTGCCGCCGATGTCGATCTTGCCAACTCTTCGGCTCTCCGAGCTTCTCGAAGAGTTGATCCTCAGGGCGAACGAACTATTGGTGTCATCACAAAGATGGATCTCGTCGACCCTATTAGAGGATACAAcgtcctcaacaacaaggagtaCCCTCTGAGCATGGGTTATGTCGGAGTTATCACCCGAGCTCCCTCTGGAGGTCTGTTCCGACGATCTTCTCGAGTCGGAGAGCTTGTTTCAGCTAACGAAtctgccttcttctcccagGCGCCCGAGTACAACGGCTGCGAGGTCGGCACcaatctgctcaaggaAAAGCTCATGTACACCCTTGAGAAGACGCTTGCTAAGTCGCTGATCCCCACTTTTGACGCTGTGCAGcaggagctcgaggaggccaCTTATATGTTCAAGGTGGAATACAACGATCGGTCGCTGACTCCCTCTACCTACCTTGCATCTTCGCTGGACGCGTTCAAGCAGGCGTTCAAGGACTTTTCTAAATCGTTTGACCGAGATGAGGTCAAGAACCTGCTTCGATGCGAGCTGGACCAGCGggttctggatctgctggCCCAGCGGTACTGGAACAAGCCCATTGTGGAGCTGCAAAATATGACTGTGGGCGACTTTGCCCAGGACGTTCCTCTTTCCAAGCTCTCCACGGCCTCCAACGACGATCCCCACTGGCAACGAAAGCTGGACGCCTCTACCAGCACCCTCACCAAGCTTGGTATCGGCCGTCTGAGCACCAACCTCGTCATCAACTCTCTGGTGAGCGACATGGAGCGTCTGACTTCGAACACGTCGTTTGCCGGCCATCCTTTTGCATACCAAACCATCCACGACGCggcttcttctctgctCAACATGCGATACTACAGCACCGCCGAGCAGGTTGAGAACTGTATCAAGCCATTCAAGTACGAGATTGATATGGATGACCGGGAGTGGGCTCATGCTCGAGATCACTCCTACGTGCTGCTTAAGGAGGAGCTTCGGCAGTGCGAGCAGGCTCTGTCTTCGCTCAAGTCTAACATTGGCAGCAGAAAGTTGTCGCAAGTGATGACTTTTGTGGACAAGACTCGGGAGCAGCGAATGAACGGCAACTCTGTCGTTACTCCAGCCGAGGGCACCGAAGCATACGGcttctctgctgctctgtTGCAAAAGGGACGGGAGGGTCTCTTTCTGAAAGACCGAACTGAGGTGCTCAAGATGCGAATGGCCGCCATCAAGTCGCGCCAGTgcaagaacaaggacaacaagtacaattgTCCCGAGATTTTCCTTAACGTGGTGGCCGATAAGATGACGCAGACTGCCGTGTTGTTCCTCAACGTGGAGTTGCTCAATGACTTTTACCACAACTTTCCTCGGGAGCTAGACATGCGGTTTGGCCAGAACTTGACCAAGGACCAGATTGACAAGtttgccaaggaggatcCCAAAATCAAGCGGCACATTGAGCTTCAGGAGCGAAAGGAGCTACTTGACGAGGCTCTGCATAAGATCAAGGACGTGATTGCACTGCAGGGCGCGCGGGAACGAGGAgagcttggccagctccagcagcgaaaCTTTAGACGATGA
- a CDS encoding uncharacterized protein (Compare to YALI0F10637g, no similarity), producing the protein MDASLDCNEVLQIDKSEGVRIRLKEISDVEATEGADSNGIEPTTGLEKHVADADDEGCTATSPLGTRVCNDRGSVRIMGKNEQLIHMLFESYEGRADCLFHTDPCH; encoded by the coding sequence ATGGATGCTTCTCTGGACTGCAACGAGGTGCTTCAAATTGACAAGAGCGAGGGCGTGAGGATAcggctcaaggagatctCAGACGTGGAGGCGACAGAGGGTGCTGATTCTAACGGTATCGAACCAACCACTGGCTTAGAGAAACATGTGGCTGATGCTGACGATGAGGGTTGTACTGCCACGTCCCCCTTGGGAACCAGAGTCTGCAACGATAGGGGGTCTGTTAGAATCATGGGTAAGAACGAACAGCTGATTCACATGCTGTTTGAATCTTACGAGGGAAGGGCAGACTGTCTGTTCCACACAGACCCCTGCCACTAA
- a CDS encoding uncharacterized protein (Compare to YALI0F10725g, similar to uniprot|P46943 Saccharomyces cerevisiae YLR289w GUF1 and DEHA0F02508g Debaryomyces hansenii and KLLA0C04862g Kluyveromyces lactis, similar to Saccharomyces cerevisiae GUF1 (YLR289W); ancestral locus Anc_6.86) — translation MWKGLLQSTRAAWRGPCVRAPRLPFFRRYSLCVDPEIAALSGPELEARIAAIPIERYRNFSIVAHVDHGKSTLSDRLLELTGVIAAGGQKQFLDKLDVERERGITVKAQTCTMLYKHKGEDYLLHLVDTPGHVDFRAEVSRSYASCGGALLLVDASQGVQAQTVANFFLAFSLNLTLLPVINKIDLEVADIPRSMDQIESTFELPTDNVLQVSAKTGLNVDQILPNVIENIPGPDGKLEDPLRALIVDSWYDNYLGVVLLTYVRDGVVSRGTKVISHHTGRKYDVKEVGIMYPGSVKTKELKAGQVGYMALGMKSSSEAHTGDTLIKVNSNAEPLPGFAETKPMVFVGVFPGEGMDFADLEESLQHLTLNDRSVTMTKATSQALGQGWRMGFLGTLHASVFEDRLLQEHGAHVIITAPSVPYRVVYHPRGKETEPTIVEIDNPANFPDLQLEKARIQSLEEPMVACTMTLPQEYIGSVMSLCEANRGEQVDMNYLNQTQVLLKYRIPLNQLVEDFFGKLKAASQGFASLDYEEDGYMASKLVRLDMCVNGEVVDALSQVMHVSQAETRARDWVEKFKTFLRWHQFDVIIQAKIGNKILARETIKARKKDVLAKLHAADLSRKAKLLKNQKAGKNRLQTAGRVNIPKEAFSGFLSKT, via the coding sequence ATGTGGAAAGGCTTGCTGCAAAGTACCCGGGCGGCATGGCGGGGTCCGTGTGTTCGGGCCCCGCGGCTGCCCTTCTTTCGACGCTACTCTTTGTGTGTGGATCCCGAAATCGCGGCGCTTTCGGGTccggagctggaggcccGAATCGCAGCCATCCCCATTGAACGGTACAGAAACTTCTCGATTGTGGCCCATGTGGATCATGGCAAGAGCACGCTATCCGACcgactgctggagctgACGGGCGTGATTGCCGCAGGAGGGCAGAAACAGTTTctggacaagctggacgtGGAACGAGAACGAGGAATCACCGTCAAGGCCCAGACTTGCACCAtgctgtacaagcacaaagGCGAGGACTACCTGCTGCATCTGGTGGACACCCCCGGCCACGTGGACTTTCGAGCGGAGGTGTCGCGGTCGTACGCGTcctgtggaggagcccTACTTCTGGTTGATGCCAGTCAGGGTGTCCAGGCCCAGACCGTGGCCAACTTCTTTCTGGCCTTTTCTCTCAATCTCACGCTTCTGCccgtcatcaacaagattgATCTGGAGGTGGCCGACATCCCGCGAAGCATGGATCAGATTGAATCGACCTTTGAACTGCCTACAGACAATGTTCTGCAAGTGAGTGCCAAAACCGGACTCAACGTGGACCAGATTCTGCCCAACGTGATAGAAAACATTCCCGGACCCGACGGAAAGCTCGAGGACCCGCTGAGAGCGCTCATTGTCGACTCGTGGTACGACAACTACCTGGGTGTTGTGCTGTTGACCTACGTTCGAGACGGAGTTGTTAGCAGAGGTACCAAGGTCATATCTCACCATACTGGACGAAAGTACGACGTCAAGGAGGTCGGAATCATGTACCCCGGTTCtgtcaagaccaaggaaCTCAAGGCTGGTCAGGTCGGATACATGGCCCTGGGTATGAAGTCGTCCAGTGAAGCTCACACCGGAGATACTCTCATCAAGGTCAACTCCAACGCCGAGCCTCTACCTGGCTTCGCTGAGACCAAGCCaatggtgtttgtgggtgTCTTCCCCGGCGAAGGAATGGACTTTGCGGATCTGGAAGAGTCTCTACAGCATCTCACTCTCAACGACCGATCCGTGACCATGACCAAGGCCACTTCCCAGGCTCTGGGCCAGGGTTGGCGAATGGGTTTCCTGGGAACCCTACACGCCTCTGTGTTTGAAGACCGACTTTTGCAGGAGCATGGagctcacgtgattatTACTGCTCCTAGTGTGCCTTACAGAGTAGTCTACCACCCTAGAGGTAAGGAGACAGAGCCCACTATTGTGGAGATTGACAATCCTGCCAACTTCCCCGATTTGCAGCTTGAAAAGGCCCGGATTCAGTCTCTCGAAGAACCCATGGTCGCCTGCACCATGACTCTTCCTCAGGAGTACATTGGTTCGGTCATGTCTCTATGTGAGGCAAACCGGGGTGAACAGGTGGACATGAACTACCTCAACCAGACCCAGGTGCTGCTCAAGTATCGAATTCCGCTCAACCAGCTGGTCGAAGACTTCTttggcaagctcaaggCTGCCTCTCAAGGCTTTGCGTCGCTGGACTACGAAGAAGACGGATACATGGCGTCCAAGCTCGTGCGTCTGGACATGTGTGTCAACGGCGAGGTGGTCGACGCTCTGTCGCAAGTCATGCACGTTTCCCAGGCCGAAACTCGGGCTCGAGACTGGGTCGAAAAGTTCAAAACATTCTTGAGATGGCACCAGTTTGATGTCATCATCCAGGCCAAAATCGGTAACAAGATCCTGGCTCGAgagaccatcaaggccCGAAAGAAGGACGTGCTGGCCAAACTGCATGCCGCCGATCTGTCGCGAAAGgccaagctgctcaagaaccaAAAGGCTGGAAAGAACCGTCTTCAGACCGCCGGCAGAGTCAACATCCCCAAGGAGGCCTTCTCTGGCTTCCTCAGTAAAACTTAG
- a CDS encoding uncharacterized protein (Compare to YALI0F10615g, weakly similar to DEHA0G25322g Debaryomyces hansenii, similar to Saccharomyces cerevisiae YOR228C; ancestral locus Anc_8.649) translates to MSTSADLRSVDPVPSNYEKAAQLNSRKPGTNEPATPSAEPKKPLPANNSWLYHLLTGTQKYSAFLFTAFLGLHATTVIVAPLFGMDAANKTLSFTRAIYHAPYAESILVYGAIVAHLLSGWGLRIRKMVHDYQKYGELKASKYISKISLTGMMFTPIIAGHIAVTRLVPLYVSGDSSYVSLDYIGHLADHHRLLGNFALFGIATITGLHVSAGLKKFLNVKSTWAKNLFKYGLYAYFAATVGAIIQYNRMGPTVGFVGDLYNQYIAVYMPF, encoded by the coding sequence ATGTCAACCTCTGCCGATCTGCGATCCGTGGACCCCGTGCCCTCCAACTACGAAAAGGCCGCACAATTGAACAGCAGAAAGCCCGGCACCAACGAGCCCGCTACACCCAGCGCAGAGCCTAAGAAACCACTGCCCGCCAACAACAGCTGGCTGTACCACCTGTTGACAGGCACCCAAAAGTACTCGGCGTTCCTGTTCACCGCCTTCCTGGGCCTACATGCCACCACCGTGATTGTGGCGCCGCTTTTCGGCATGGACGCCGCCAACAAGACCTTGTCCTTCACAAGAGCCATCTACCATGCCCCCTACGCCGAAAGTATTCTGGTGTACGGAGCCATTGTGGCCCACCTGCTATCCGGATGGGGTCTGCGAATCCGAAAGATGGTCCACGACTACCAAAAGTACGGAGAGCTCAAGGCCTCCAAATACATCTCCAAGATTTCACTCACAGGCATGATGTTCACCCCCATCATTGCCGGACACATTGCCGTCACCCGACTGGTGCCACTCTACGTCTCCGGCGACTCGTCCTACGTGTCTCTGGACTACATTGGCCACCTGGCCGACCACCACAGACTGCTGGGCAACTTTGCACTGTTTGGCATTGCTACTATCACCGGTCTGCACGTGAGCGCCGGCCTCAAGAAGTTCCTCAACGTGAAGTCCACCTGGGCCAAGAACCTCTTTAAATACGGCCTGTACGCATACTTTGCTGCCACCGTGGGAGCCATCATTCAGTACAACAGAATGGGTCCCACCGTCGGGTTCGTCGGCGATCTCTACAACCAGTACATTGCCGTGTACATGCCTTTCTAG
- a CDS encoding uncharacterized protein (Converted to coding from non-coding YALI0F10681g, Partial Line element, uniprot|Q8NIP3 Yarrowia lipolytica Reverse transcriptase 3' end) — protein MKIPSVDSLKDWIFTESKCGVLPSFPGHVNSDAPRKHQQVKTRKYLRELAYGIWKMERSLRYSGDDATLGHVQQGLLQFLKEAQMCFYDGQPPALHDERE, from the coding sequence atgaagattccgtcagtggactctctaaaggactggatctttaccgagtcgaaatgtggagtactcccctctttcccagggcatgtgaacagtgacgccccccggaaacatcaacaagtcaagacACGCAAATATCTGCGGGAATTGGCTtatgggatctggaagatggagagatcccTCCGGTACTCAGGGGACGACGCCACcctgggacatgtccaacagggtttgcttcaattcctgaaggaagcccagatgtgtttctacgatggacaaccgccagcacttcacgatgagcgagagtag
- a CDS encoding uncharacterized protein (Compare to YALI0F10769g, similar to uniprot|P53722 Saccharomyces cerevisiae YNR020c and KLLA0C09130g Debaryomyces hansenii and DEHA0F25630g Debaryomyces hansenii, similar to Saccharomyces cerevisiae ATP23 (YNR020C); ancestral locus Anc_6.318) — translation MSDKPTETVSVSESVATPAVAATEPAPSLPVVNPSSLPSGFEWWRQTMAYKTGFMSAEESVQYEQDRLIKERYAECLSCEKNKQWVMAYSPTVRFMKDQIEKIGGDISSNNVFCDHCDDFKAGGFHPKYGILVCQNHVKSRSHLEDTLAHEMVHYYDNTKFKVDWMNLKHHACSEIRASTLSGECRMMNELMKGKLARLTRGHQECAKRRAILSVMANPGCKDEAQATQVVNEVWDSCFNDTRPFDTIYR, via the coding sequence ATGAGCGACAAGCCTACCGAGACCGTCAGCGTGAGCGAAAGCGTGGCTACTCCGGCTGTGGCCGCAACAGAGCCGGCACCATCTCTGCCCGTGGTCAATCCGTCGTCGCTACCCTCAGGATTCGAGTGGTGGCGACAGACCATGGCGTACAAGACGGGGTTCATGTCCGCTGAAGAGAGCGTGCAGTACGAGCAGGACCGTCTGATCAAGGAGCGATACGCCGAGTGTCTGAGCTGCGAGAAAAACAAGCAGTGGGTCATGGCATACTCGCCCACGGTGCGGTTCATGAAGGATCagattgagaagattgGCGGCGACATTTCCAGTAACAACGTCTTCTGCGACCACTGCGACGACTTCAAGGCCGGTGGATTCCACCCCAAGTACGGCATTCTGGTGTGCCAGAACCACGTCAAGTCGCGATCCCATCTGGAGGACACCTTGGCCCACGAAATGGTGCACTACTACGACAACACCAAGTTCAAGGTGGACTGGATGAATCTCAAGCACCACGCGTGCTCCGAGATCCGGGCGTCAACGCTCTCGGGCGAGTGCCGAATGATGAACGAGCTCATGAAGGGCAAGCTGGCCCGGCTGACCCGTGGACACCAGGAGTGTGCCAAGCGACGAGCCATTCTGTCTGTCATGGCCAATCCGGGCTGCAAGGACGAGGCCCAGGCCACCCAGGTGGTCAATGAGGTCTGGGATTCGTGTTTCAACGATACCCGGCCGTTCGACACTATCTACAGATAG
- a CDS encoding uncharacterized protein (Compare to YALI0F10824g, no similarity), which yields MGPLPRRRAWTSQSLVTISLTSSCPNPSSSPTLISQNPSRSENELATRSDGLSDTPTALTTESRAKTTSKGQLFPKLQYVYDDYTLGFFDKANILKKLTNLESNQYTSFTGKLLENMYNIVFSKIPKDIVLFFQFRAQIISKESKYCNSFQLEIFDKPGNSGGRKGDKSTLESCLEGGSSDSGAPGGKGKWWESGSPKLPRLL from the coding sequence ATGGGTCCTTtaccaagaaggagagccTGGACATCTCAATCTTTGGTCACGATCTCTTTGACTTCAAGCTGTCCAAATCCGTCAAGCTCACCGACTTTGATCTCACAAAACCCTTCAAGATCGGAAAACGAATTGGCGACGAGATCGGATGGGCTATCCGATACCCCTACAGCCCTTACAACCGAATCGAGGGCAAAGACCACCTCCAAGGGCCAGCTCTTCCCCAAGCTGCAGTACGTCTACGACGATTACACCCTCGGCTTCTTCGACAAGGCTAACATTTTGAAGAAGCTGACCAACCTCGAGTCCAATCAATACACCAGCTTCACCGGcaagctgctcgagaaCATGTATAACATTGTCTTCAGCAAGATCCCCAAGGATATcgttctcttcttccagttCCGTGCCCAGATTATCTCCAAGGAAAGCAAGTACTGCAACTCCTTCCAGCTCGAGATCTTCGACAAGCCTGGAAATTCAGGTGGCCGAAAGGGCGACAAGTCTACCCTGGAAAGCTGTCTTGAGGGTGGAAGCAGCGATAGCGGTGCCCCCGGCGGAAAGGGTAAGTGGTGGGAAAGTGGAAGCCCAAAACTTCCTCGTCTGCTGTAG